Below is a window of Dromiciops gliroides isolate mDroGli1 chromosome 5, mDroGli1.pri, whole genome shotgun sequence DNA.
CATGATGTTTCATGGTTGAGGGCACTAGGCTGGAAGCATCCATGTCCGCAAGGCTCTTGGGCTCAGGGTCCTAGACTTTCTCCATTGGGGTCTGAAGGGAGATGATGGTCAAGGCTTTAGTGATGATTTGACTTtgctggcacatgctgcctcctgtctTTCCTGCAAAGCACCTTGTGGCCTCAGCCAGGCCACTTGCCTGCCCTCAGGGTGGCACTTGCTGGGGATGGCTGGCCCCTTCTTCCTCAAATGATGGCTGTGAGGGTGGGGCCAGAAGCAGGATCTGTGGTTGGAGTAAGGGGGGGGTGCCCTGCCACTCTTGGGGCTCCTGTGACTATCTAGCATTTGGTCAGCAAGTGTTACCTTTGGCCGTGAGAGGAAGGTGGGTCTCTTCTCCACAGTGATTTCTCCCTTCCATGAAGGTGGCAGGGGCTGGACTGGGCTGGGAGCAGGTCTGGTGGGACGTGGAGTCCTGCCATCCCGACGGCTGTCACCACCAAGGTCTGAGGGAAGACTGGGCCAATGTACTGCTGGTGAAGACCCGACTTGCCCAGCACATGCTTGCATGCTCCCTCACAGGGCCCAACTGGCCCACCTGTCCTCTGGGTAGCCATTAGTGAAAAAGCATATTCTGCTCCTATTGCCCGGTAGTAAGTAATCTGCCTGTGTCTTCGACTTATTAGTGAGAAGGGATTTAGTGAtttggttctttgtttttgttttcttgctatatcttctgaAGGATGCAATGTGGAACAGAGACTAGAAATTCTCCTTATCTCAGAAGACCTTTCACCTTGAAGTTAAAAATcacaccttccccccccccccaactcttttGTTATAGGGAAGTGTCTCTTCATGTCTGGGCTGAGTGAAGTCCAGTTAAATCATATGGATGACCATACTTTGCCAGTAAAGTATGGGATCGGCTTTACAAATATGGTTGAAAGGACCACCCCCGGCAGCAAGGATCTTTCAAGGTAGGGCAGTTCCCTTCTTGGCTTCCACTTTCCGTGGCGTTATTGTTGTCTGTGTTGTTACAGAATCATAATCTTGTTACTGTTCTTGTTAGAATTCCAAAACTCTGCTCAGAGAGCGTATCTCTTGACTGTGTTGTTATCCCATTTTAGTAAAGAGTTTCGAGAAGGAGGACGCATTTTGGTACAGAAACTACAGAAGTACCAACCTCGAATAGCAGTTTTCAATGGAAAAtgtaagggtttttttctttgtactcgAGCTTAtcctttgttgttgctatttccCCCAGTTCTGCATGTCAAACATATATGGCTTTGTTTCATTTTAGGTATTTATGAAATTTTTAGTAAAGAAGTCTTCGGAGTAAAAGTTAAGAAGCTGGAATTTGGACTTCAGCCCCATAAAGTCCCAGACACAGAAACTGTAAGTTCCCCAAAGTGCATTTGTTAGCAAACTAACTTTGGATAGAAATGAAAGATTTGTAGTCAAGTCaggctttctccttcctctggcTTGTAGTCattgatgatgaagaaaaatagCACATTGGTCTAAGTAAAGGCTATGCCTTTAAGATGCAGTCTCTCTGAAATGAACAAATAGATATACTGTAGTCACAGCACACATAGAACACGTTCCTATTTTATATAAACCACTTTTAGGGAAGAAACAGTTCGGCCCATAGTTGGGTCACTATGACACAtgcatttgtttattttgctgaATAGTATCTATTTGACCTAAGAAATGGGGAACAGTGTTAGGCAAATTAATTAGGCCCTGTAGGTACTgtagcaaccagaaagaaagagacatacTTGTAAAATGTAAGCATATTATCTCTTACTGACAAGGTAGTAAAGAAAATGGAGCAAAATTATTGTGGCACTAgaaatatatctctatatatttttttaaattttatcttatttttgaggcaattggggttaagtgacttgcccagggtcacacagctagttaagtgttaagtgtctgaggccggatttgaactcaggtcctcctgaatccagggccgttgctctatccactgtgccacctagctgccccttagaaatatatttttaaatgaaggaggaaGTATAATGTTCTAAATAGTTTCATTTTATGAATTAATTTATCCTACATATTTTTATCAGGCTTATACTCTACAGTGCAGCgttcaaagaaatatttattggtcggttgttttcagtcatgtccaactctccatgaccccatttgggctttctttccaaagatactggagtgatttatcatttcctgctctagctctttttacagatgaggaaactgaggcaaacaggttcagtgacttgcccagggtcacacagatagtgtttgaggccagattagaatttaggaagatgagtcttcctgattctaagcccagtgctctatctactgaaccacccagctgcctcaaggGAAGATAGAAGTACAAATAAAATATGGTTCCTGTTTTCAGTGTagaaattaaggacaaacaaatACATAATTATAGGCCTGCCTTTAATCAATGGATTTTGTTAATGATAATGTTAATttacataattaatcatattaattttGTGATCTGTCTGTAGAGAAATGcctactttatttcttttgttggttgggtgtttttgtttttgtttttttggtggggcagtgggggttaagtgacttgcccagggttacacagctagtaagtgtcacatgtctgaggctggctttgaactcaggtccttctgaatcgagggccagtgttttatccactgcaccacctagctgcccttactttatttcttttaacaaGCAGTGATCTACCTTTTCACAGGGTATACATGCACACGCACTCgcacacacacaatctctctcCTTAAAGAATATAGATATATTCTACTTGAGGGTAGAGAGACTTTTGTATCTGTACACCCACTATCTAGCATTGTGCCCTACACATACtcaaagcttaataaatgcttgattgattgatctgaATTTGCTTTACAGCAAGCACATCTGCCTGGGAGCCAGGAAACCTGGCTTCTGGGACCTTTCCCCCCTGTCCAGTTGAGTGGGCAGATCCcttggcctctctgggcctcgtgCATTGGAGTTGGGAGTAGCCAGGCTCTGGGGGAATGTCCTATTCTGGGTCCTTCTCTCACTCTAAATGTCTCCTTTTGTAGCTCTGCTATGTCATGCCATCATCAAGTGCAAGATGTGCTCAGTTCCCACGGGCACAAGATAAAGTTCACTATTATATCAAACTGAGAGATTTGAGAGATCAGCTGAAGGGCATCGTACCAAATTCGGACGTGCAGGAGGTGCAATATACATTTGATTTGCAGCTTGCCCAAGGTATGTTACTGTTGTGTGGTCTCATATAGCCAGGCAGAGATGGTGTGGCTTCCATGGTGCCAGCCCAGTCCCCTAAGGGCCATTTGACTCGAACCATTTCTGTTGAAGGTTTTGTCTCCTCCTCTTgcactcccctctctccccctagGCCCTCAGAGCTCTCAGACTTCCCTAAAACAGGGGGTCATCACCTCTTAGCTTTTTTGGAATCATTGCTATCTCATGAAGTCTAAAGGACACCTCAAaataatggtgttttttttttaaataaaatggaatGTATAGGATTGGGAAATAAATTAATTCTAataaaatacagttattaaaatatatacatattttaatagatttttgttgttgtggtttttgggggggtgaggcacttggggttaagtgacttgtccaaggtcacacagctagtgagtgtcaagtgtctgaggtcggatttgaactcaggtactcctgactccagggccggtgctctatccactgtgccacctagctgcccctacatagatttttttttttctaaatagatatttttaaaaaccatgttCACAGgtaccaggttaagaacccttctcCTAGAGATGTTGTTggtttagggttttgttttttaatgtggcGGGGAGGAGTGGGGTTGGGACTAAGAAACATTATACCTTACTTTTCAAATTACAAATAAAGTGGCGAAAACATCTTTGAAGTTATTTCTTCTCTGTTCTTATAAAGTACCACCTTAGTCGTTTGAGGTTATCACAAATGTTCTAGGGTTATCTGCAGAGGTGAATTACTGGGTAATGGTTTTCATGTCTAACTTCCATGAGTAACCAGTTTCAAACTAATGTTCAGAaggagttttcatttgtttttcttttaacagaGGACGCAAAGAAGATGGCTGTCAAGGAAGAAAAGTATGATCCAGGCTACGAGGCAGCGTATGGAGGCGCTTACTGTGAAAAGGCCTGTGATGTTGAGCAGCCGTGTGCCTTCTCTTTGGATGGGACAGGTAGAGTGAGGCTTCCCTTCCTGAGCCATGTAACAATAATGGCTCTGCTGTTTTTCCAGGCTGTGATCACATCATCATTTTTACCATGTTGAGGAAGCAGCAGGGTATCATGCAGAGAGTGTAGAACTTGGGATAGCGctcactctctcactcacacatGTGGTGCTTCCTACACCCTGGGGCTATCACTTGCTTCTGTGTCTCAGGCAGACTCCCTAGACCTTGTCTAGTAAGTCTTAGATGGGCTTCAGTTTGTGGTGATGAAGGGAATTTGTCCTCCAGGATTCCTCTTGTCCTCTCTTGGAAAAAATAGTTACTGTGTTATTCTAAGTTATTGGATTAGTGGTGGCAGAGGCAGACACTATTAATTTAATGTGTAATCAGAAAAAAGAGTCTTCTCAGTTACTGTAATTCAGAATAATCCCCACAACATTTTAATGATTTCCCACcctgaacaatttttttaatgattttattttaaataattaaaaatggaaTTCCCCCTTATGGCGGCAGCTCTGGTAAACCCTGTTTCCAGAAACCTCTTGGCCATCATTCTCATTCTCCTCTCATCTCAGTCTTTTACGCAAAATAAACTAatactgaatttcttttttccctgccTAGGAACAAATAATGCTGCCTTATGTGGAGAACCCACTTTCGGGGACATTTCGAGTGATCAGTGGATGACACAGTCATTTGCAGACCAGATTCTGCCTTCCTTCAGTCCCTTTGGGACCCCAGAACAAGACGGCAGCTGCCTGTGAGGACGGCCTCTCGAAGCTCTTCCTGCACACCGCACTTCTCCTACAGCTGTTTAGCAGGGCGCCTCAGCTCACAGCTGAAGCGTTTTTTAGGCTTTTACCCCTCGTGTTCTTTTCTGGTAGCCCGTGTGTGTGTCAGGATTAACTTTATGAGCTAGAGAGTTTGAAAGTAAATGTCGATCcttttgtatgtgtttttctATTTAACGTGTGCCATTGTTTACAGTTTTTGACAAACTGTAGTCTCACTTTTgaacaaattattctcttggGAGTTGCTTGTACTCTGTatttttgggggagggtgggggaacaGCCTGTATATTTATACTCCTT
It encodes the following:
- the TDG gene encoding G/T mismatch-specific thymine DNA glycosylase isoform X2, translating into MEAEDLSRYSFEQIQAFYQFPFYPMMAAAPNMELMNEQPALPEIPVPVFDPEPVQEKGRKRRTRSSEPKKPEPKKPARPPRAAKSAKSKGKQEKITDTFKVKRKVDRFNGVSEAELLTKTLPDILTFNLDIVIIGINPGLMAAYKGHHYPGPGNHFWKCLFMSGLSEVQLNHMDDHTLPVKYGIGFTNMVERTTPGSKDLSSKEFREGGRILVQKLQKYQPRIAVFNGKCIYEIFSKEVFGVKVKKLEFGLQPHKVPDTETLCYVMPSSSARCAQFPRAQDKVHYYIKLRDLRDQLKGIVPNSDVQEVQYTFDLQLAQEDAKKMAVKEEKYDPGYEAAYGGAYCEKACDVEQPCAFSLDGTGTNNAALCGEPTFGDISSDQWMTQSFADQILPSFSPFGTPEQDGSCL
- the TDG gene encoding G/T mismatch-specific thymine DNA glycosylase isoform X3 → MMAAAPNMELMNEQPALPEIPVPVFDPEPVQEEKGRKRRTRSSEPKKPEPKKPARPPRAAKSAKSKGKQEKITDTFKVKRKVDRFNGVSEAELLTKTLPDILTFNLDIVIIGINPGLMAAYKGHHYPGPGNHFWKCLFMSGLSEVQLNHMDDHTLPVKYGIGFTNMVERTTPGSKDLSSKEFREGGRILVQKLQKYQPRIAVFNGKCIYEIFSKEVFGVKVKKLEFGLQPHKVPDTETLCYVMPSSSARCAQFPRAQDKVHYYIKLRDLRDQLKGIVPNSDVQEVQYTFDLQLAQEDAKKMAVKEEKYDPGYEAAYGGAYCEKACDVEQPCAFSLDGTGTNNAALCGEPTFGDISSDQWMTQSFADQILPSFSPFGTPEQDGSCL
- the TDG gene encoding G/T mismatch-specific thymine DNA glycosylase isoform X4; this translates as MELMNEQPALPEIPVPVFDPEPVQEEKGRKRRTRSSEPKKPEPKKPARPPRAAKSAKSKGKQEKITDTFKVKRKVDRFNGVSEAELLTKTLPDILTFNLDIVIIGINPGLMAAYKGHHYPGPGNHFWKCLFMSGLSEVQLNHMDDHTLPVKYGIGFTNMVERTTPGSKDLSSKEFREGGRILVQKLQKYQPRIAVFNGKCIYEIFSKEVFGVKVKKLEFGLQPHKVPDTETLCYVMPSSSARCAQFPRAQDKVHYYIKLRDLRDQLKGIVPNSDVQEVQYTFDLQLAQEDAKKMAVKEEKYDPGYEAAYGGAYCEKACDVEQPCAFSLDGTGTNNAALCGEPTFGDISSDQWMTQSFADQILPSFSPFGTPEQDGSCL
- the TDG gene encoding G/T mismatch-specific thymine DNA glycosylase isoform X1, producing MEAEDLSRYSFEQIQAFYQFPFYPMMAAAPNMELMNEQPALPEIPVPVFDPEPVQEEKGRKRRTRSSEPKKPEPKKPARPPRAAKSAKSKGKQEKITDTFKVKRKVDRFNGVSEAELLTKTLPDILTFNLDIVIIGINPGLMAAYKGHHYPGPGNHFWKCLFMSGLSEVQLNHMDDHTLPVKYGIGFTNMVERTTPGSKDLSSKEFREGGRILVQKLQKYQPRIAVFNGKCIYEIFSKEVFGVKVKKLEFGLQPHKVPDTETLCYVMPSSSARCAQFPRAQDKVHYYIKLRDLRDQLKGIVPNSDVQEVQYTFDLQLAQEDAKKMAVKEEKYDPGYEAAYGGAYCEKACDVEQPCAFSLDGTGTNNAALCGEPTFGDISSDQWMTQSFADQILPSFSPFGTPEQDGSCL